A region from the Corynebacterium halotolerans YIM 70093 = DSM 44683 genome encodes:
- a CDS encoding glycosyltransferase family 4 protein, which yields MNPLFTLRILSLLVTASARLVTEDLSGFLAKLSERIRTSDNPVLSRIPSAPLSRIAPAQTPAREITNRGELSEGIALIDAQGGKASRSDRHLAQRTRERLEQLRVQPPAPVAQSSTAAPPEHRVLHVLTNSLPYTHSGYTLRSHNVLKAIQQTGIPVHAVTRLAYPVLVGKFPDTETQTIGGISYERLLPWSYPLSLQDRDDLAVEMIVERARAFGATVLHTTTDFKNAIVTSRAAEHLGIPWVYEVRGELESTWLSRQPAELQERAQQSEFYQLARSQETRYAQAANAVVTLSEISKQQLIDRGIEAGKIHVVPNAVDEQFIGRKFDRSAIRRELGLPDVPLVGSVTAVVDYEGLDTLIQSLQYLPAGSKVLIVGEGTARPALEELTASLGLDDRVIFAGRKPQNEIWKWYAALDLFVVPRKDTQVCRTVTPIKPLMAQSLGIPVVASELPALREVTGGFAEYVAPENAETLAKGISTALHRKDLSSETNQWIRSRTWRMNGTRYRELYGSF from the coding sequence ATGAATCCGCTCTTTACACTCCGCATTCTGTCGCTTCTCGTCACGGCTTCCGCCCGACTCGTCACGGAAGACCTGTCAGGGTTTCTGGCCAAGCTCAGCGAGCGGATCCGCACCTCTGACAATCCGGTGCTGTCACGGATTCCGTCCGCACCGCTGTCCAGAATTGCTCCGGCTCAGACCCCTGCCCGCGAGATCACCAACCGGGGCGAGCTCAGTGAGGGCATTGCGCTTATCGACGCCCAGGGCGGCAAGGCATCCAGATCCGATCGGCACCTCGCCCAGCGCACCAGGGAGCGGCTGGAACAACTCCGCGTGCAACCGCCGGCACCGGTCGCGCAGAGTTCGACCGCCGCCCCACCCGAGCACCGCGTGCTCCACGTACTGACCAACAGCCTGCCGTACACCCACTCCGGCTACACCCTGCGCTCACATAACGTGCTGAAAGCAATTCAGCAGACGGGCATACCGGTGCACGCAGTAACCCGCCTCGCATACCCGGTCCTGGTCGGAAAGTTTCCGGACACGGAGACACAAACCATTGGGGGGATCTCCTATGAACGACTCCTGCCCTGGTCCTATCCCCTCAGCCTCCAGGACCGGGACGACCTGGCCGTGGAGATGATCGTCGAACGCGCACGGGCCTTTGGGGCAACTGTGCTGCACACGACGACAGACTTCAAGAACGCGATTGTCACCTCCCGGGCAGCCGAACACCTCGGAATTCCGTGGGTCTATGAAGTCCGTGGCGAGCTCGAGAGCACCTGGCTTTCGCGGCAGCCCGCGGAGCTGCAGGAGCGGGCCCAACAGTCGGAGTTCTATCAACTCGCCCGCAGTCAGGAGACCCGCTACGCGCAGGCGGCGAATGCCGTGGTCACGTTGAGCGAGATCTCCAAGCAACAGCTGATTGATAGGGGAATCGAAGCTGGAAAGATCCATGTTGTGCCCAATGCGGTCGATGAGCAGTTCATCGGCAGGAAGTTTGACCGCTCCGCCATCCGCCGCGAGCTTGGACTTCCTGATGTCCCGCTGGTGGGCTCGGTGACCGCGGTTGTCGACTACGAAGGCCTGGACACACTGATCCAGTCACTTCAGTACCTGCCCGCGGGATCGAAGGTGCTCATCGTGGGGGAGGGGACTGCTCGCCCCGCCCTGGAAGAGCTGACCGCGTCTCTGGGACTCGATGACCGGGTCATTTTTGCCGGCCGTAAGCCGCAGAACGAGATCTGGAAGTGGTACGCCGCGCTCGACCTCTTCGTCGTGCCGCGCAAAGATACCCAGGTGTGCAGGACCGTCACCCCGATCAAACCACTCATGGCTCAATCCCTCGGTATTCCCGTGGTCGCCTCTGAATTGCCTGCACTTCGGGAAGTAACCGGGGGATTCGCGGAGTATGTGGCACCAGAGAATGCGGAGACGCTGGCGAAGGGGATCAGTACCGCTCTGCACCGGAAGGACTTGTCCTCAGAGACGAACCAGTGGATCCGCTCCCGTACCTGGCGGATGAACGGCACCAGGTACAGGGAGCTCTACGGATCCTTCTGA
- a CDS encoding tyrosine-type recombinase/integrase: MGQARRRIGELGPINVDKVGPKKWVARTSVRNLAGRWLKVQATADTRLKAEELVRDRAHDRAYSGSIGHIDADTTLLELVDKTLQALRSGQAGQNSRVQTINLYERHVGFLTGEKGDPDIGRLRLGECSVTVIQAWLDSVSRRVPTSARMLKILLTHAFDLALRHGVDLWSMNPARTARLRPPKREEPVVLTQEEIDGLWEHVEAWEAQGKRTDLTGIVATLLATGVRPAEALAIRWEDVNLTTTPAQLTVSGTIVRQDGVLIRQEMAKSEAGYRMLVLPAWYAEMLRERRRDADNELVFPNWNGGILDPHNVGNRFRDARGEEFAHIQMKHFRSTVATLIERAYGVEEAARHLGHASPAVTGRYYIRRPKQAGDHTSALERLEPGSEGSGAGGDDEAA, translated from the coding sequence ATGGGGCAGGCACGCCGCAGAATCGGGGAACTCGGTCCGATCAACGTGGACAAGGTGGGACCGAAGAAATGGGTCGCGCGCACCTCGGTGCGCAATCTCGCCGGCCGATGGCTCAAGGTTCAGGCCACCGCGGACACCCGGCTCAAGGCCGAGGAACTCGTCCGCGACCGGGCGCACGACCGGGCGTACTCGGGTTCCATCGGACACATCGACGCCGACACCACGCTGCTGGAGCTGGTGGACAAGACCCTGCAGGCGCTGCGCAGCGGGCAGGCCGGGCAGAACAGCCGGGTGCAGACGATCAACCTCTATGAGCGCCACGTCGGCTTTCTCACGGGGGAGAAGGGGGACCCGGACATCGGCAGGCTGCGGCTGGGGGAGTGCTCGGTCACGGTCATCCAGGCCTGGCTGGACTCGGTGTCGCGCCGCGTGCCGACGTCCGCCCGGATGCTGAAGATTCTGCTCACCCACGCCTTCGATCTGGCGCTGCGCCACGGCGTGGACCTCTGGTCGATGAACCCGGCCCGCACCGCCCGGCTGCGCCCTCCCAAACGCGAGGAGCCGGTTGTGCTCACCCAGGAGGAAATAGATGGACTCTGGGAGCACGTCGAAGCCTGGGAGGCCCAGGGAAAGCGGACGGACCTCACCGGCATCGTGGCCACTCTCCTGGCCACCGGTGTGCGCCCCGCCGAGGCACTGGCCATCCGGTGGGAGGACGTCAACCTGACGACCACGCCCGCGCAACTGACCGTCTCCGGGACGATCGTGCGCCAGGACGGGGTTCTGATCCGTCAGGAGATGGCGAAGAGCGAGGCCGGCTACCGGATGCTCGTCCTGCCCGCCTGGTACGCCGAGATGCTCCGGGAACGGCGCCGCGACGCCGACAACGAACTGGTCTTCCCGAACTGGAACGGCGGCATCCTCGATCCCCACAACGTGGGCAACCGCTTCCGGGACGCCCGCGGCGAGGAGTTCGCTCACATCCAGATGAAGCACTTCCGCTCGACAGTGGCCACCCTCATCGAGCGTGCCTACGGGGTGGAGGAGGCCGCCCGGCACCTGGGGCACGCCTCTCCCGCGGTGACGGGCCGCTACTACATTCGCCGACCCAAGCAGGCCGGCGACCACACGAGCGCGCTCGAGCGTCTGGAACCGGGGAGTGAGGGGAGCGGGGCGGGCGGCGACGACGAGGCGGCGTGA
- the wecB gene encoding non-hydrolyzing UDP-N-acetylglucosamine 2-epimerase — protein MSVPKIMTIYGTRPEAIKVVPVIAALQRDERFISVPVSTGQHREMLDQVNTMFGVTPSYDLGLMKAGQGLNEIVSRAMVGLDGIIEEEKPDVIISQGDTSTAMTAALAGFHRGVQIVHLEAGLRTGNIQSPFPEEANRRIIGQVASLHLAPTAASRENLLRESFDSSRIVVTGNTVIDSLLKAASWDTPFADPALADAAATDRDMVLVTTHRRENLHAMEEIGGAVQELAQAYPDMVFVLPLHLNPKVRLAILPKVENLDNVIITDPLPYDQFTKLMDRSKLVLTDSGGVQEEAPALGKPVLVMRENTERPEAVAAGTVKLVGTDRNRITTEARRLLDDADSYAEMANAVNPYGDGQGAARSIAAISQLLGIGTRLPEFTAELAA, from the coding sequence ATGTCCGTCCCGAAGATCATGACCATCTACGGCACCCGTCCGGAGGCCATCAAGGTGGTTCCGGTCATCGCCGCCCTGCAGCGCGACGAGCGCTTCATCTCCGTCCCGGTCTCCACCGGACAGCACCGCGAGATGCTGGACCAGGTCAACACGATGTTCGGCGTGACCCCCTCCTACGATCTGGGCCTGATGAAGGCCGGGCAGGGCCTCAACGAGATCGTCTCCCGCGCGATGGTGGGCCTGGACGGGATCATCGAGGAGGAGAAACCGGATGTCATCATCTCCCAGGGTGACACCTCCACCGCCATGACCGCTGCCCTCGCCGGCTTCCACCGCGGCGTCCAGATCGTCCACCTCGAGGCCGGCCTGCGCACCGGCAACATCCAGTCCCCGTTCCCGGAGGAGGCCAACCGCCGCATCATCGGCCAGGTCGCCTCGCTGCACCTCGCCCCGACCGCCGCCTCCCGGGAGAACCTGCTGCGCGAGAGCTTCGACTCCTCGCGCATCGTGGTCACCGGCAACACCGTCATCGACTCCCTGCTCAAGGCCGCCAGCTGGGACACCCCCTTCGCCGACCCGGCGCTGGCCGACGCGGCCGCCACCGACCGGGACATGGTGCTGGTGACCACCCACCGCCGGGAGAACCTGCACGCCATGGAGGAGATCGGCGGCGCCGTCCAGGAGCTGGCCCAGGCCTACCCGGACATGGTCTTCGTCCTCCCGCTCCACCTCAACCCCAAGGTGCGCCTGGCCATCCTGCCGAAGGTGGAGAACCTGGACAACGTGATCATCACCGATCCGCTGCCCTACGACCAGTTCACCAAGCTCATGGACCGCTCCAAGCTCGTGCTCACTGACTCGGGCGGAGTCCAGGAGGAGGCCCCCGCGCTGGGCAAGCCGGTGCTGGTCATGCGTGAGAACACCGAGCGTCCGGAGGCCGTGGCCGCCGGCACCGTCAAGCTGGTCGGCACCGACCGCAACCGCATCACCACCGAGGCCCGCCGACTGCTGGACGACGCGGACTCCTACGCGGAGATGGCCAACGCCGTCAATCCCTACGGCGACGGCCAGGGCGCGGCCCGTTCCATCGCGGCCATCTCCCAGCTGCTCGGCATCGGCACCCGCCTGCCGGAGTTCACCGCGGAGCTCGCGGCCTAA
- a CDS encoding glucose-6-phosphate dehydrogenase, with the protein MNATNPDHPKSVTFYILGGAGDLVRRLLLPGMAGYLSEYDDTRIDLVGSGRSERDDYPQLVRDSLAEADMDVDDAVVERLAERATYVVADATDPGDLRKLFDAREPGERSVLYFALSPSVTAAAVDALAEVDLPDGLILAMEKPFGEDAATAEELNGKLLNVTDEDHIFRVDHFNYETALSNLTGLVGANALFAAGWDNTDIETVEIIYDESLGLEGRAEFYDSNGAMRDMLQSHLLQVMAHALAAGSPDTATDILAATTIDPDSVRRARYTAGEIDGRRLPAYAEEEGVDPERGTETLFQVTADVDTDRWRGVPVVLRSGKAIGNPRQEIAVTYRRRGHEDELEINPGTRLIFPFTDEVAVEVNVSDHGYRQNLQRVTLRTELVPSRLTPYGRVVRAILAADRTTEVPADAPRRSWEIIEPVLAAFADGSVPLEEYPAGSQGPEGW; encoded by the coding sequence ATGAACGCCACGAATCCCGACCACCCGAAGTCCGTGACCTTTTACATTCTCGGCGGCGCCGGCGACCTCGTGCGCCGCCTGCTCCTCCCCGGCATGGCCGGCTACCTGAGTGAATACGACGACACGCGCATCGACCTGGTGGGTTCCGGCCGCTCCGAGCGCGACGACTACCCGCAGCTGGTGCGCGACTCGCTCGCCGAGGCCGACATGGACGTCGACGACGCCGTGGTCGAGCGGCTGGCCGAGCGCGCCACCTACGTGGTGGCCGATGCCACCGACCCCGGTGACCTGCGGAAGCTTTTCGACGCCCGCGAGCCCGGCGAACGCAGCGTGCTCTACTTCGCGCTCTCCCCGTCCGTGACGGCCGCCGCCGTCGACGCCCTGGCCGAGGTCGACCTGCCCGACGGCCTGATCCTGGCCATGGAGAAGCCCTTCGGCGAGGACGCGGCCACCGCCGAGGAACTCAACGGCAAACTGCTGAACGTCACCGATGAGGACCACATCTTCCGCGTCGACCACTTCAACTACGAGACCGCCCTGTCGAACCTGACCGGGCTGGTCGGCGCCAACGCGCTGTTCGCCGCCGGCTGGGACAACACGGACATCGAGACGGTCGAGATCATCTACGACGAGTCCCTCGGGCTGGAGGGCCGCGCCGAGTTCTACGACAGCAACGGCGCGATGCGCGACATGCTCCAGTCCCACCTGCTGCAGGTCATGGCGCACGCCCTGGCGGCCGGTTCCCCCGACACCGCCACCGACATCCTCGCCGCCACCACCATCGACCCGGACTCCGTGCGCCGCGCCCGCTACACGGCAGGCGAGATCGACGGTCGCCGCCTGCCCGCCTACGCCGAGGAGGAGGGGGTGGACCCCGAACGCGGCACCGAAACCCTCTTCCAGGTCACCGCCGACGTGGACACCGACCGCTGGCGCGGGGTGCCCGTGGTCCTGCGCTCCGGCAAGGCGATCGGGAACCCGCGCCAGGAGATCGCGGTGACCTACCGCCGCCGCGGGCACGAGGACGAGCTGGAGATCAACCCGGGAACCCGGCTGATCTTCCCCTTCACCGACGAGGTGGCCGTGGAGGTCAACGTCTCCGACCACGGCTACCGGCAGAACCTGCAGCGGGTGACCCTGCGCACCGAACTGGTGCCCTCGCGCCTGACCCCCTACGGCCGGGTGGTGCGCGCCATCCTCGCCGCCGACCGCACCACCGAGGTCCCGGCGGACGCCCCGCGGCGGTCCTGGGAGATCATCGAACCGGTGCTGGCGGCCTTCGCCGACGGCAGCGTCCCGTTGGAGGAGTACCCGGCTGGCTCCCAGGGCCCGGAGGGCTGGTAG
- a CDS encoding alkaline phosphatase D family protein, giving the protein MFPSFSSSAVSRRRLLQSSLVGGAAAASAFGRGDVAQAQSSSSAPAAVPVEPPAGTLPFLHGVASGDPLPNSVVLWTRVTPSADAVPGSGLGAATTIKWEVALDAGFRDVVKQGEAVASADRDHTVHVDPWDLAADTVYFYRFAVVDGEFAGHVSPTGRTRTAPDFDASPEQLNLAVASCANWESGFFSAYTDIANRAQAGDLDLLVFLGDYIYEYGTGEAAGPHGPFRIHEPAWETVTLQDYRMRHGRYRTDPELQAAHTALPWVVVWDDHETADNSWRGGAQNHSPAEGDWLTRRNAALRAYFEWLPVRATSPSEEGHIYRSLRFGDLVELTMMDLRTYRDQQARWAVGAIGDEGRTMMGSEQFEWLRRKIETSSAHWNVMGSSVMVAPLNLITLQQNEQTSSVADFLGSHASGVPLNPDQWDGYTADRVRLLDVLEAHGSNVLFLSGDIHTEWANSLWHGGREIGVELVCSSVSAPNVDEQLGLPADNAVSHLAEQLVRDANPHVRHVDLDSHGYSIARVRRDEVQMHWLRVDDVEVQGAAVREAVGLVWRAGGGPPSKLPVTDRLQGLNQQ; this is encoded by the coding sequence ATGTTCCCTTCCTTTTCAAGCAGTGCCGTCTCTCGCCGTCGTCTTTTGCAGTCCTCCCTCGTCGGTGGTGCCGCCGCTGCTTCCGCGTTCGGGAGGGGCGACGTTGCTCAGGCGCAAAGCTCGAGCAGTGCGCCCGCCGCCGTCCCGGTCGAGCCGCCGGCCGGCACCCTGCCGTTCCTCCACGGCGTCGCGTCCGGGGATCCCCTACCGAATTCGGTGGTGCTGTGGACCCGGGTGACCCCTTCGGCGGACGCGGTTCCGGGATCCGGTCTGGGTGCGGCGACCACCATCAAGTGGGAGGTGGCGCTGGACGCGGGCTTCCGGGACGTCGTCAAGCAGGGTGAGGCCGTCGCTTCCGCCGACCGTGACCATACTGTTCACGTCGACCCGTGGGATCTGGCGGCGGACACCGTGTACTTCTACCGCTTCGCGGTCGTCGACGGGGAGTTCGCAGGCCATGTCTCCCCCACCGGCCGCACGAGAACGGCCCCGGACTTCGACGCCTCGCCCGAGCAGCTGAACCTCGCGGTCGCCTCCTGTGCCAACTGGGAGTCGGGGTTCTTTTCCGCGTACACGGACATCGCCAATCGGGCGCAGGCCGGCGACCTGGACCTGCTGGTCTTCCTCGGCGACTACATCTACGAGTATGGTACCGGCGAGGCCGCGGGACCACACGGCCCCTTCCGCATCCATGAGCCCGCCTGGGAGACCGTCACCCTGCAGGACTACCGGATGCGCCACGGTCGCTACCGTACCGACCCCGAGCTGCAGGCCGCGCACACCGCCCTGCCCTGGGTGGTGGTGTGGGACGACCACGAGACCGCCGACAACTCCTGGCGCGGGGGCGCGCAGAACCACTCCCCCGCCGAGGGCGACTGGCTGACGCGCCGTAATGCGGCCCTGCGGGCCTACTTCGAGTGGCTGCCCGTCCGCGCGACCTCCCCGTCCGAGGAGGGGCACATCTACCGTTCGCTGCGCTTCGGCGACCTGGTCGAGCTGACCATGATGGATCTGCGCACCTACCGTGATCAGCAGGCGAGGTGGGCGGTGGGCGCTATTGGTGACGAGGGGCGGACGATGATGGGCTCCGAGCAGTTCGAGTGGCTGCGGCGCAAGATCGAGACCTCTTCCGCTCATTGGAATGTGATGGGTAGCTCGGTGATGGTTGCGCCCCTGAACCTGATCACCCTGCAGCAGAACGAGCAGACGAGTTCGGTGGCGGACTTCCTCGGTTCGCACGCATCGGGAGTCCCCTTGAACCCCGATCAGTGGGACGGGTACACGGCTGACCGTGTGCGACTGTTGGACGTGCTCGAGGCGCACGGCTCAAACGTGCTGTTCTTGAGCGGCGATATCCACACGGAATGGGCCAATTCGCTGTGGCACGGCGGCCGGGAGATCGGTGTGGAGCTGGTATGCAGTTCCGTGTCCGCACCAAATGTGGACGAGCAGCTCGGACTGCCGGCCGACAACGCTGTCTCCCACCTGGCGGAGCAGCTGGTGCGCGACGCCAACCCGCACGTGCGCCACGTGGACCTGGACTCACACGGCTACTCGATCGCGCGCGTGCGGCGGGACGAGGTGCAGATGCACTGGCTGCGGGTGGATGACGTGGAAGTGCAGGGGGCGGCGGTGAGGGAGGCTGTGGGGTTGGTGTGGCGGGCTGGGGGAGGGCCCCCGAGTAAGCTTCCTGTGACTGACAGGTTGCAGGGACTTAACCAGCAATAA
- a CDS encoding glycosyltransferase family 4 protein produces MKILILSQYWHPENGVPQRRWTWLSRILVDAGHEVTVIAPPPHYQRKVELRQWWSERQYSSSFESDPGPSGERIIRSGFVPSGASLTQRIMNQATVALGALWVVLKRPGVLKGYRPDLVIGTVPALPTAVVAGLSARILKCPYVIDLRDAWPDLLDQSEEWNKSTGKRSLRERILTKGPFQVLSAGTRLALHKVLKGAAGLSVTSSHLQCDLCERPEIQTRGNAPKIVTVRNVFPPETDYRAEQVDEGPCGELKVLYAGTLGRAQNLANAVEAARLAEEAGVRIHLRLVGAGAAREALTETARATDTNVSIEGRQPADKLDDYYEWADTALVHLTDWEPLKRAVPSKTYELMVARLHISGVVKGEAADIIRSRRAGDVVPPDDPRALADLWIALARDRSRLTITGDGPEWVKQEREEIAPPRLLELVEEVGGR; encoded by the coding sequence GTGAAGATACTGATTCTCTCCCAGTACTGGCACCCCGAGAACGGGGTGCCGCAGCGTCGGTGGACATGGTTGTCCAGGATTCTCGTGGACGCGGGACACGAAGTGACTGTGATTGCGCCTCCTCCGCACTACCAGCGCAAGGTGGAGCTGCGGCAGTGGTGGAGCGAGCGCCAGTACTCATCGTCCTTCGAGTCCGATCCGGGACCCTCGGGCGAGCGGATCATCCGCAGTGGTTTCGTTCCCTCGGGGGCCTCTCTGACCCAGCGGATAATGAACCAGGCGACGGTTGCACTGGGAGCACTGTGGGTTGTTCTCAAGCGTCCCGGGGTACTGAAGGGCTACCGGCCAGATCTGGTTATCGGAACAGTGCCTGCCCTTCCCACCGCTGTGGTTGCGGGTCTTTCCGCCCGCATTCTGAAGTGCCCCTACGTGATTGATCTTCGTGACGCCTGGCCCGATCTGCTTGATCAGTCCGAGGAGTGGAACAAAAGCACCGGCAAACGTTCCCTCCGGGAGCGGATTCTGACGAAGGGACCATTCCAGGTGCTGAGCGCGGGGACCCGTCTGGCGCTGCACAAGGTGTTGAAGGGCGCCGCAGGCCTGTCGGTAACGTCCAGCCACCTCCAGTGCGACCTCTGTGAGCGCCCCGAAATTCAGACCCGCGGCAACGCGCCGAAGATCGTCACCGTCCGCAACGTTTTTCCGCCCGAGACGGACTACAGGGCCGAACAGGTGGATGAAGGGCCCTGCGGGGAGCTGAAGGTTCTTTACGCCGGGACTCTGGGGCGTGCGCAGAATCTGGCCAACGCCGTGGAAGCTGCCCGCCTGGCTGAGGAGGCCGGTGTGCGGATTCATCTGCGCCTGGTTGGCGCCGGTGCGGCCCGGGAAGCTCTCACAGAGACCGCCAGAGCCACAGACACTAACGTCTCCATCGAGGGGCGCCAGCCCGCCGACAAGCTCGACGACTACTACGAGTGGGCGGACACCGCGCTGGTTCACCTGACGGACTGGGAACCCCTGAAGCGCGCGGTTCCCTCCAAGACCTATGAGCTGATGGTGGCCCGGCTGCACATCTCGGGGGTCGTGAAGGGCGAGGCCGCGGACATCATCCGCTCCCGGCGGGCCGGCGATGTCGTCCCTCCGGACGATCCCCGGGCACTCGCGGACCTGTGGATTGCACTGGCCCGGGATCGGTCGCGGTTGACCATCACCGGTGACGGTCCCGAATGGGTCAAGCAAGAACGGGAAGAGATTGCGCCGCCCCGCCTGCTCGAACTGGTGGAGGAAGTGGGCGGGCGCTGA
- a CDS encoding glycosyltransferase family protein: MNIRKSALEARKGFWHLRQGGIPQFRKWLSRRHFQQEMPNSSEGRAWDPIEVEDYSPLPRPKSYGDVKVAVILDDFSMEAWSYEFTTIAVMPDSWPQQISDDVDLLLVESAWNGNSGAWQYQLTGTSAPSNTLQEFVEHCRARGIPTVFWNKEDPPHFEDFLDTARLFDVVFTTDVNKVAEYRKELGHDRVHVMSFAAQPAIHNPVRTPGIHQRGDIAFAGMYFAHKFPERREQMDLLLSAASAVSPRMEHGLTIFSRFVGGDEKYQFPEPFDSHVVGSLPYQKMLTAYRDFKVFLNVNSVVDSPSMCARRIFEITASGTPVVSTPSAAVREFFPADEVPAASTQQEAEWMLRALVNSPQLRDRMVHKAQRRIWANHTYSHRAEQVLEAAGVEHIPLYSPTVSVIVSTNRPAQLPHILDQVAQQGEVQVELLILSHGFEIDSEELDRECSNRGLDNVRHFSGAAEWSLGRCLNTLVAESSGEVIAKFDDDDLYGPHYLLDQLNALRYSGADVVGKEAAYAYLESSEVLLLRRPEREHRWTHFVAGPTLMGHRRVFETVPFADVTRGEDSQFLSDVLESGMRIYSSDRFNFIQGRGHGTHTWSATDAEFLANGVVESFGCNLSHVNVD, translated from the coding sequence GTGAACATCAGGAAATCGGCCCTGGAGGCCCGAAAAGGCTTCTGGCATCTTCGCCAGGGCGGAATTCCTCAGTTCCGGAAGTGGCTATCCCGACGGCATTTCCAGCAGGAGATGCCCAACTCCAGTGAAGGCCGAGCCTGGGATCCGATCGAGGTCGAGGACTATTCGCCTTTGCCTCGGCCGAAATCCTACGGGGATGTGAAAGTCGCGGTCATTCTCGATGACTTCTCTATGGAGGCGTGGAGCTACGAGTTCACCACCATTGCTGTCATGCCGGATAGCTGGCCTCAGCAGATAAGCGACGACGTTGACCTGCTGCTGGTGGAGTCAGCCTGGAATGGCAACAGCGGAGCCTGGCAGTACCAGCTGACCGGTACCTCAGCGCCGAGTAATACGTTGCAGGAGTTCGTCGAGCATTGCCGCGCGAGGGGCATCCCCACTGTCTTCTGGAACAAGGAGGACCCACCGCACTTCGAGGATTTCCTCGACACGGCCCGGTTATTCGACGTGGTCTTCACCACCGACGTGAACAAGGTGGCCGAGTACCGGAAGGAACTGGGCCACGACCGGGTACACGTCATGAGTTTCGCGGCACAGCCCGCGATTCATAACCCTGTCCGCACGCCGGGAATCCATCAGCGGGGAGACATCGCATTCGCGGGCATGTACTTCGCGCACAAATTCCCGGAACGCCGGGAACAGATGGACCTGCTGCTCTCAGCCGCCTCGGCCGTTTCCCCGAGGATGGAACACGGGCTGACGATCTTCTCCCGGTTCGTCGGCGGGGACGAAAAGTACCAGTTCCCCGAGCCCTTCGACAGTCACGTGGTCGGCTCACTGCCCTATCAGAAGATGCTGACCGCCTACCGCGACTTCAAGGTCTTCCTGAACGTCAACTCGGTCGTCGATAGTCCGAGCATGTGTGCCCGGAGGATCTTCGAGATCACGGCCAGCGGCACTCCCGTTGTCAGCACCCCCAGTGCCGCAGTCCGCGAGTTTTTCCCGGCTGACGAGGTACCCGCCGCCTCCACGCAGCAGGAGGCGGAGTGGATGCTGCGGGCGCTGGTGAATTCACCCCAGCTCCGCGACCGTATGGTCCACAAGGCACAGCGGCGAATCTGGGCGAACCACACTTACAGTCACCGCGCAGAGCAGGTACTGGAGGCCGCCGGAGTCGAGCACATCCCGCTGTACTCTCCGACTGTTTCCGTGATCGTCTCGACCAACCGACCGGCGCAGCTTCCCCACATTCTCGATCAGGTGGCACAGCAAGGGGAAGTCCAGGTGGAGTTGCTGATTCTCTCCCACGGCTTCGAGATCGACAGCGAGGAGCTGGATCGGGAGTGTTCGAATCGGGGGCTGGACAATGTCCGTCATTTCTCGGGTGCCGCGGAGTGGAGTCTGGGCAGATGTCTCAACACTCTCGTCGCCGAATCCAGTGGCGAGGTGATCGCAAAATTCGATGACGATGATCTTTATGGTCCGCATTACCTGCTGGATCAGTTGAACGCCCTGCGGTACTCGGGTGCTGACGTCGTAGGTAAGGAAGCCGCCTACGCCTATCTGGAGAGCAGCGAGGTTCTACTTCTGCGCCGGCCTGAGCGCGAGCACCGGTGGACGCACTTCGTCGCCGGCCCGACGTTGATGGGCCACCGCCGGGTTTTCGAAACCGTGCCCTTCGCTGATGTGACGCGCGGGGAAGACAGTCAGTTCCTGTCTGATGTGCTCGAGTCCGGCATGCGCATCTATTCTTCAGACCGCTTCAATTTCATACAGGGACGCGGCCATGGGACCCACACCTGGTCCGCCACGGACGCTGAATTCCTGGCCAACGGGGTCGTGGAGTCCTTCGGCTGCAACCTCAGTCACGTCAACGTCGACTGA
- a CDS encoding HigA family addiction module antitoxin, which yields MSTSPTTTHRRPHPGAWLRAEMVEPSGLTQYRLAQDLGVSQSLVSRLMTGHARITAGLALRLSAYFGDSAEFWLNLQQNYDLAEARATVDTSGIPHFSATG from the coding sequence GTGTCGACTTCACCGACCACCACTCACCGCCGCCCGCACCCCGGAGCGTGGCTCAGGGCCGAGATGGTGGAGCCGAGCGGGCTCACGCAGTACCGGCTCGCCCAGGATCTGGGGGTCTCGCAGTCACTCGTGTCCCGACTCATGACCGGCCACGCGCGCATCACCGCCGGTCTGGCGCTACGGCTGTCCGCCTACTTCGGCGACAGCGCTGAATTCTGGCTGAACCTCCAGCAGAATTACGACCTCGCGGAGGCCCGGGCCACCGTCGACACCTCCGGTATCCCCCATTTCAGCGCGACCGGCTGA